In Paenibacillus sonchi, a single genomic region encodes these proteins:
- the ltrA gene encoding group II intron reverse transcriptase/maturase translates to MNAKGLTTPKEKVQELQEKLGHAAKENSKRKFHALYDKIHRWDVLCEAWKRVKANKGAAGVDAVTLADIEEQGETSFLKACERELKEGNYYPQPVRRHFIPKKDGKLRPLGIPTVRDRVIQMATKLVIEPIFEADFEEVSYGFRPKRSAKGALERIRKACNRKGNWVVDVDIQGYFDNINQEKLMKLIQMRINDRRILKLIRKWLQAGVMEEGNVKRSDLGTPQGGVISPLLANIYLHYFDRLWEKHGSGLGELTRYADDFVVVCKTKKDAEHAYELIRRIMERLELTLHPTKTRIVGLWTGDEGFDFLGMHHRKTKAETSQGKVYYTTQQWLTKKAEERIRGVVKNRLAPPSMRSRSFAEQVEWLNPKIQGWRNYYYTNYSQKRLAKLDWYILQRLTRWYAKKRQRRRWMSSLSEVKYIANMYGLKTLL, encoded by the coding sequence GTGAATGCCAAAGGGCTAACGACACCAAAGGAAAAAGTTCAAGAACTCCAAGAAAAGCTAGGTCATGCGGCCAAGGAGAACAGCAAGCGTAAATTCCATGCCCTGTACGACAAAATCCACCGCTGGGACGTGCTGTGCGAAGCCTGGAAACGGGTGAAGGCGAATAAGGGGGCTGCAGGAGTAGATGCCGTGACGCTCGCAGATATTGAGGAACAAGGAGAAACAAGCTTCCTCAAGGCTTGCGAGAGAGAATTGAAAGAAGGCAACTACTATCCCCAGCCCGTACGGCGGCACTTTATCCCAAAGAAAGACGGGAAGCTAAGACCGCTGGGCATACCCACTGTTCGCGACCGAGTCATACAGATGGCAACTAAGCTGGTAATTGAACCCATCTTCGAAGCAGACTTCGAAGAAGTCTCTTACGGATTTCGTCCGAAACGAAGTGCGAAAGGAGCGTTGGAACGAATTCGGAAAGCCTGCAACCGCAAAGGGAATTGGGTAGTCGACGTCGATATCCAAGGTTACTTCGACAATATTAATCAAGAGAAGCTCATGAAATTGATACAGATGCGTATCAATGACAGGCGGATCCTGAAATTAATACGGAAGTGGCTACAGGCGGGAGTCATGGAAGAAGGAAACGTAAAGCGATCTGATTTAGGCACTCCGCAAGGTGGCGTCATTTCACCGCTGCTGGCGAATATCTACCTGCACTACTTTGACCGATTGTGGGAGAAACACGGAAGTGGATTGGGAGAGCTGACAAGGTATGCAGACGACTTTGTAGTGGTCTGCAAAACCAAAAAGGACGCCGAACATGCGTATGAACTCATACGCAGAATCATGGAACGTCTGGAACTCACCCTACACCCGACGAAAACCCGAATTGTAGGCTTGTGGACAGGAGACGAAGGGTTCGACTTTTTAGGAATGCACCACCGAAAAACGAAAGCAGAAACTTCTCAAGGGAAGGTATATTATACCACGCAACAGTGGCTAACGAAGAAGGCAGAGGAACGGATCCGAGGCGTGGTCAAAAACAGATTAGCACCGCCGAGCATGCGCTCAAGATCGTTCGCGGAACAGGTGGAATGGCTCAATCCAAAAATTCAAGGATGGAGAAATTACTACTACACGAACTATAGCCAAAAGAGGTTAGCTAAGCTGGATTGGTATATTTTGCAGAGATTAACCCGGTGGTATGCGAAGAAGAGACAACGTAGAAGATGGATGAGTTCATTATCTGAGGTTAAGTATATTGCCAACATGTATGGACTGAAAACGCTATTGTGA
- a CDS encoding carbohydrate ABC transporter permease: MAQSSLKKETMGSKLFTIVNTTLLAFIALICLLPFVNVFASSFASTREVVEKKFILFPTTFSLDAYRYILSTPTIFRGLGISIGVTLAGTAVSMILTALMAYGLSRKYLAGRDIINFIVVFSMLFSGGMIPTFLVVKAFGLIDSYWSLIFPVAINAFNLIIMRNFFQALPEGLEESAKIDGSNDFGVFLKIMLPLALPSIATLSLFYGVAYWNTYMTAILYITDSAKWPIQVLLRQIVIVSSGMQAEGTSVDVIPPAQTIKMAVIVVATVPMLIAYPFVQKHFTKGALLGAVKG, encoded by the coding sequence ATGGCACAATCTTCATTAAAAAAAGAAACTATGGGCAGCAAACTGTTCACCATAGTCAACACCACCCTGCTGGCATTCATTGCCCTCATCTGTCTTTTACCTTTTGTCAACGTGTTTGCCAGTTCCTTTGCCTCAACCCGGGAAGTTGTGGAGAAAAAATTCATTCTGTTCCCGACCACCTTCTCCCTGGATGCCTACCGTTATATCCTGTCTACCCCCACAATCTTCAGGGGCCTTGGCATATCCATCGGCGTCACTCTTGCCGGAACTGCAGTAAGCATGATTCTGACTGCCCTGATGGCCTACGGACTGTCCCGAAAGTATCTGGCAGGCCGCGATATCATTAATTTTATCGTCGTGTTCTCCATGCTGTTCAGCGGGGGGATGATACCTACATTTCTAGTGGTCAAAGCCTTCGGGCTGATCGACTCCTACTGGTCTCTGATCTTCCCGGTCGCCATCAACGCCTTCAACCTGATCATCATGCGCAATTTCTTTCAGGCACTTCCAGAGGGATTGGAGGAATCGGCCAAAATTGACGGGTCCAACGACTTTGGCGTTTTTCTCAAAATTATGCTGCCGCTGGCACTGCCATCCATCGCTACTTTGTCCCTGTTCTACGGCGTAGCTTACTGGAACACTTACATGACTGCTATCCTGTACATCACCGATTCCGCGAAATGGCCGATTCAAGTCCTGCTGCGCCAGATCGTCATCGTCTCCAGCGGGATGCAGGCCGAAGGCACGTCGGTCGATGTCATCCCGCCGGCCCAGACGATCAAGATGGCCGTTATTGTTGTAGCTACTGTGCCGATGCTGATCGCTTATCCGTTTGTGCAAAAGCATTTCACCAAAGGCGCCCTCCTGGGAGCAGTCAAAGGCTGA
- a CDS encoding extracellular solute-binding protein produces MNRNYKKLAALMLCSGLLLTACGGNANNSKDGADKAAAGAGANGGTQAKTKISWLNVLHTASPPTDTVLNKIEEFTNADIEFSWIPDASKEERINTSLASDSLADIVTLTILDNSSVRNALKSGMFWEVSPYLDEFPNLAAISRDTRSSASIEGKLYGVPFQKSKARNGVIIRKDWLDKLGLAVPKTTAELKEVAKAFTEQDPDGNGKKDTTGFMDRSDLVYGAFKTLGSYFGTPNNWAVDNAGVMTPEFATEGYIQTMDYMKALYDGGYINQDFAVTAKNDQQQNFAQGKAGIYVGALFDSKNLLNLAKGIQDGMELVMVNDITSTGKPEDRAIWSSSNGIGGLLSFPKSEVKDEAELKRLLKFVNDLMSDEVYALMTYGIEGVHYTADADLAVTIKDTDLWQQEVQPFAASRPNETGYKIHDADPLKVEAERLIQENAEYGVLNPAYSLESETNTAQGSELQKIITDATYKYILGKIGLDEFKGEIDQWKKSGGSKIISEYEAAYKAVNP; encoded by the coding sequence ATGAATCGCAATTACAAGAAACTGGCTGCTCTAATGCTGTGCAGCGGGCTGCTGCTTACGGCTTGCGGCGGAAACGCCAACAACAGCAAGGACGGAGCAGACAAAGCGGCAGCCGGCGCTGGAGCAAATGGGGGAACGCAGGCCAAAACGAAGATCTCCTGGCTCAACGTTCTGCATACCGCTTCACCGCCAACCGATACCGTTCTGAACAAAATTGAAGAATTCACCAACGCGGACATCGAGTTTTCCTGGATTCCCGATGCTTCCAAGGAAGAGCGGATCAACACCTCACTGGCCTCCGATTCCCTAGCAGATATCGTAACGCTGACGATTCTCGATAACTCTTCGGTCCGCAATGCATTGAAATCCGGCATGTTCTGGGAGGTAAGCCCGTATCTCGACGAATTCCCGAACCTGGCAGCGATTTCCCGGGATACCCGCAGCTCAGCCTCCATTGAAGGCAAGCTGTACGGCGTGCCGTTCCAGAAGTCCAAAGCCAGAAACGGAGTCATTATCCGCAAGGACTGGCTGGATAAGCTGGGGCTTGCCGTTCCCAAAACAACCGCCGAGCTGAAGGAAGTTGCGAAAGCGTTTACCGAACAAGACCCGGACGGCAACGGCAAAAAGGATACCACCGGATTCATGGACCGCAGCGACCTGGTGTACGGGGCATTCAAAACGCTCGGCTCCTATTTCGGAACCCCGAACAACTGGGCGGTGGATAATGCCGGTGTAATGACGCCCGAATTCGCAACGGAGGGCTACATCCAGACGATGGACTATATGAAAGCCCTGTATGACGGCGGCTACATTAACCAGGACTTTGCCGTGACGGCTAAAAACGATCAGCAGCAGAATTTCGCGCAAGGAAAAGCCGGCATTTATGTAGGCGCACTGTTTGACAGCAAAAACCTGCTGAACCTGGCCAAAGGCATCCAGGACGGCATGGAGCTGGTGATGGTCAATGACATCACTTCCACCGGCAAACCTGAAGACCGGGCCATCTGGTCATCGAGCAATGGCATCGGCGGCCTGCTGTCCTTCCCGAAATCGGAGGTTAAGGATGAGGCCGAACTGAAGCGGCTCCTGAAATTTGTCAACGACCTGATGAGCGATGAAGTGTATGCTCTGATGACATATGGTATCGAAGGCGTGCATTATACAGCAGATGCAGACCTCGCGGTAACCATCAAGGATACCGATCTGTGGCAGCAGGAGGTACAGCCGTTTGCGGCTTCCCGTCCGAATGAAACCGGATACAAGATCCATGATGCCGATCCGCTGAAAGTGGAGGCCGAACGGCTGATCCAGGAGAATGCGGAATACGGGGTACTGAACCCGGCCTATTCGCTTGAATCCGAAACCAATACTGCACAAGGCTCCGAACTCCAGAAGATTATCACTGACGCAACCTATAAATACATTCTCGGTAAAATCGGTCTGGATGAATTCAAAGGCGAAATTGATCAATGGAAGAAATCCGGCGGCAGCAAAATCATTTCCGAATACGAGGCTGCCTACAAAGCTGTAAACCCGTAA
- the ltrA gene encoding group II intron reverse transcriptase/maturase — MNAKGLTTPKEKVQELQEKLGHAAKENSKRKFHALYDKIHRWDVLCEAWKRVKANKGAAGVDAVTLADIEEQGETSFLKACERELKEGNYYPQPVRRHFIPKKDGKLRPLGIPTVRDRVIQMATKLVIEPIFEADFEEVSYGFRPKRSAKGALERIRKACNRKGNWVVDVDIQGYFDNINQEKLMKLIQMRINDRRILKLIRKWLQAGVMEEGNVKRSDLGTPQGGVISPLLANIYLHYFDRLWEKHGSGLGELTRYADDFVVVCKTKKDAEHAYELIRRIMERLELTLHPTKTRIVGLWTGDEGFDFLGMHHRKTKAETSQGKVYYTTQQWLTKKAEERIRGVVKNRLAPPSMRSRSFAEQVEWLNPKIQGWRNYYYTNYSQKRLTKLDWYILQRLTRWYAKKRQRRRWMSSLSEVKYIANMYGLKTLL; from the coding sequence GTGAATGCCAAAGGGCTAACGACACCAAAGGAAAAAGTTCAAGAACTCCAAGAAAAGCTAGGTCATGCGGCCAAGGAGAACAGCAAGCGTAAATTCCATGCCCTGTACGACAAAATCCACCGCTGGGACGTGCTGTGCGAAGCCTGGAAACGGGTGAAGGCGAATAAGGGGGCTGCAGGAGTAGATGCCGTGACGCTCGCAGATATTGAGGAACAAGGAGAAACAAGCTTCCTCAAGGCTTGCGAGAGAGAATTGAAAGAAGGCAACTACTATCCCCAGCCCGTACGGCGGCACTTTATCCCAAAGAAAGACGGGAAGCTAAGACCGCTGGGCATACCCACTGTTCGCGACCGAGTCATACAGATGGCAACTAAGCTGGTAATTGAACCCATCTTCGAAGCAGACTTCGAAGAAGTCTCTTACGGATTTCGTCCGAAACGAAGTGCGAAAGGAGCGTTGGAACGAATTCGGAAAGCCTGCAACCGCAAAGGGAATTGGGTAGTCGACGTCGATATCCAAGGTTACTTCGACAATATTAATCAAGAGAAGCTCATGAAATTGATACAGATGCGTATCAATGACAGGCGGATCCTGAAATTAATACGGAAGTGGCTACAGGCGGGAGTCATGGAAGAAGGAAACGTAAAGCGATCTGATTTAGGCACTCCGCAAGGTGGCGTCATTTCACCGCTGCTGGCGAATATCTACCTGCACTACTTTGACCGATTGTGGGAGAAACACGGAAGTGGATTGGGAGAGCTGACAAGGTATGCAGACGACTTTGTAGTGGTCTGCAAAACCAAAAAGGACGCCGAACATGCGTATGAACTCATACGCAGAATCATGGAACGTCTGGAACTCACCCTACACCCGACGAAAACCCGAATTGTAGGCTTGTGGACAGGAGACGAAGGGTTCGACTTTTTAGGAATGCACCACCGAAAAACGAAAGCAGAAACTTCTCAAGGGAAGGTATATTATACCACGCAACAGTGGCTAACGAAGAAGGCAGAGGAACGGATCCGAGGCGTGGTCAAAAACAGATTAGCACCGCCGAGCATGCGCTCAAGATCGTTCGCGGAACAGGTGGAATGGCTCAATCCAAAAATTCAAGGATGGAGAAATTACTACTACACGAACTATAGCCAAAAGAGGTTAACTAAGCTGGATTGGTATATTTTGCAGAGATTAACCCGGTGGTATGCGAAGAAGAGACAACGTAGAAGATGGATGAGTTCATTATCTGAGGTTAAGTATATTGCCAACATGTATGGACTGAAAACGCTATTGTGA
- a CDS encoding helix-turn-helix transcriptional regulator translates to MYDHLPLERLARYAGYSPYHFARIFKERTGLSPLYYVSSHRLQRAKDLLLRTGLTVRDISLEIGQQSLGTFTSRFAARVGMSPAEFRNSVQFAGDQMSSLRKLQDWRSAYPISRLPSSVHGTISAEVPFDGVTLIGLFAKPIPEGLPLYSTLLPSLGHFHFDHVAPGTYYLLATSISWGTRTLDFLLSHATLRTRSKIPIHVGPGSLVPYQQVTLHPPRLDDPPILISLPLLMSRFLNRIAVR, encoded by the coding sequence ATGTATGATCATCTTCCGCTGGAGCGCCTGGCCCGCTACGCCGGTTACAGTCCTTATCATTTTGCCCGCATCTTCAAAGAACGGACCGGACTTTCCCCGCTGTATTATGTTTCCTCCCACCGCCTGCAGCGGGCGAAGGACCTGCTGCTGCGCACAGGACTTACCGTCCGCGATATTTCGCTGGAGATCGGGCAGCAGAGCCTCGGGACCTTCACGTCCCGTTTTGCCGCCAGGGTCGGGATGTCTCCGGCAGAGTTCCGCAATTCAGTCCAATTTGCCGGAGATCAGATGAGCTCGCTGAGGAAGCTGCAGGACTGGCGGTCTGCTTATCCAATCAGCAGGCTGCCTTCTTCCGTACACGGGACGATTTCCGCTGAGGTTCCTTTTGACGGGGTTACTCTAATTGGCCTCTTCGCCAAACCGATACCCGAGGGACTGCCTCTGTACAGCACCCTTCTCCCCTCCCTGGGGCATTTTCACTTCGATCATGTTGCGCCCGGGACTTATTACCTGCTTGCCACCTCTATTTCCTGGGGCACGCGGACGCTGGATTTCCTGCTTTCGCATGCCACATTGCGTACCCGGTCGAAGATTCCGATCCATGTAGGGCCGGGTTCTCTGGTGCCGTATCAGCAGGTGACTCTGCATCCCCCAAGACTGGACGATCCTCCGATTCTCATTTCGCTACCGCTGCTCATGAGCCGTTTCCTGAACCGGATTGCGGTTAGATAG
- a CDS encoding MFS transporter: MIKRSFYYLWGSQTISNIADIIYILSITVLVFSSSNSLMQTTLIPLFRLSAQVVSGLVAPIILGRFRLTRILLFSQLGQFVIFTLLLLYLRAVPEQRSFLFIFMLVFGMSFLDGWTNPARNALIPRLAAGEGLMRANGLTAVSDQVVKCAGWALSGIIVAWLGTLNTLLIASCCYLVAATVTSFIRDPLDHQKSGSEAPASAARPAAAESKGGYWKELGEGWRIIWHNRRIRSLMIVDSIDTVGGTSWLGVFILAYVTQVLHKDASWWGFMNASFFSGTILGGVLVVGLVKRLQKNSFLYMLGALFVYVLITVVFALNTIPAAALVLFAVSGLPVQMAGIIRRTLLQTSAPAVQLPKVMAGIDVLTNLAFGLSLLFLGWYADRFGMVQVYLLAAAMTTIAVLIGWFYRREFQEREQAGHPAVMDERVSS, from the coding sequence TTGATTAAGCGGTCTTTTTATTATTTGTGGGGGTCTCAGACGATCTCTAATATCGCAGATATTATCTACATTTTGAGTATAACGGTATTGGTGTTCAGCTCCAGCAACTCTCTAATGCAGACCACTTTAATTCCGTTGTTCCGTTTGTCTGCCCAAGTGGTTAGCGGGCTGGTCGCACCTATCATTCTCGGCCGGTTCAGGCTCACGCGGATTTTGCTGTTCTCCCAGCTTGGGCAGTTTGTCATTTTTACGCTGCTGCTGCTTTATTTACGGGCCGTGCCTGAGCAAAGGTCGTTTCTTTTTATTTTTATGCTGGTGTTTGGCATGTCGTTTCTGGATGGCTGGACCAATCCGGCGCGGAATGCGCTGATTCCCCGCTTAGCCGCCGGTGAGGGGCTCATGCGCGCCAATGGCTTGACGGCAGTCAGTGATCAAGTCGTTAAATGTGCAGGCTGGGCGCTCAGCGGGATTATTGTAGCCTGGCTCGGTACATTGAATACGCTTCTGATCGCATCCTGCTGCTATTTGGTGGCTGCAACTGTCACCTCATTCATTCGTGATCCGCTGGATCATCAGAAATCAGGCTCCGAAGCTCCAGCATCCGCTGCCCGTCCGGCAGCAGCCGAATCCAAAGGAGGGTATTGGAAAGAACTTGGGGAAGGGTGGAGGATTATCTGGCATAACCGCCGCATTCGTTCTCTGATGATCGTGGACAGCATAGACACCGTTGGAGGAACCTCCTGGCTTGGTGTATTTATTCTCGCGTATGTGACTCAGGTGCTGCATAAGGACGCAAGCTGGTGGGGGTTCATGAATGCCTCGTTCTTTTCCGGTACGATTCTAGGCGGGGTGCTTGTTGTCGGCTTGGTTAAACGGCTGCAAAAGAACAGCTTTTTGTACATGCTTGGAGCATTGTTTGTGTATGTGCTGATTACAGTAGTATTTGCTCTCAATACGATCCCGGCTGCTGCGCTTGTTCTTTTTGCTGTCTCAGGTTTACCGGTGCAAATGGCTGGAATTATTCGCCGTACCCTGCTGCAGACAAGCGCTCCGGCTGTTCAGCTCCCAAAAGTGATGGCAGGCATTGATGTGCTCACGAACCTTGCCTTTGGCTTATCATTGTTGTTCTTGGGATGGTATGCAGACCGCTTTGGAATGGTACAAGTGTATCTGCTGGCTGCGGCTATGACGACAATTGCTGTCTTGATCGGGTGGTTCTACCGGAGGGAGTTTCAGGAACGTGAGCAAGCGGGTCATCCAGCTGTCATGGACGAAAGGGTAAGCAGCTGA
- a CDS encoding PLP-dependent aminotransferase family protein, with the protein MTDHLRSGFNTGKDADGLFIVSGAQQGIELACKVFCNEGDTIICESPSFIGSLNSFRSSGARLVGVPMEPDGISLDRLEHALKTEPNVKLLYLIPSFQNPTGITTSLEKRKAVYTLAKKYGVVILEDNPYGELRFGGEDVPTIKSLDDEGLVIYVGSFSKILSAGLRVGFVLAPDEIIQKMVVAKQGEDVHTAMLPQILAYKFMKEYDYAGHVRRIREVYLRKCTLMTDSIKQYTEGSMAFTRPDGGLFLWCELPESITMLDYCKKAAAHGVAVVPGTAFLVDPDEPCNAIRLNFSTPSDEQIVKGIQILGQL; encoded by the coding sequence CTGACTGATCATTTAAGATCAGGATTCAATACGGGAAAAGATGCAGACGGCCTGTTCATCGTATCCGGTGCCCAACAGGGGATAGAGCTGGCTTGCAAAGTATTCTGCAACGAAGGCGACACGATTATTTGTGAGAGTCCCAGCTTTATTGGCTCGCTCAATTCATTCCGCTCTTCCGGCGCAAGGCTGGTTGGCGTTCCGATGGAACCGGACGGAATCAGTCTTGACAGGCTGGAGCATGCCCTTAAGACAGAGCCCAATGTAAAGCTGCTGTATTTGATTCCAAGCTTCCAGAATCCGACGGGAATCACAACAAGCCTGGAGAAACGGAAAGCGGTTTATACGCTGGCTAAAAAGTATGGTGTTGTCATTCTTGAAGACAATCCTTACGGAGAGCTGCGCTTTGGCGGGGAAGATGTACCGACGATCAAATCGCTGGATGATGAAGGCTTGGTGATCTATGTGGGATCGTTCTCCAAAATTTTGTCCGCCGGCCTGCGCGTGGGGTTTGTTCTCGCCCCGGATGAAATCATTCAGAAAATGGTGGTTGCCAAGCAGGGGGAGGATGTGCATACGGCAATGCTTCCGCAAATTCTGGCGTACAAGTTCATGAAGGAATACGATTACGCAGGCCACGTCCGGCGGATCCGGGAGGTCTATCTCCGAAAATGCACGCTGATGACGGACAGCATTAAGCAATATACAGAGGGTTCAATGGCATTTACCCGGCCCGATGGGGGATTGTTTCTATGGTGCGAACTGCCTGAGAGTATAACGATGCTGGATTATTGTAAAAAGGCGGCGGCACACGGGGTTGCTGTCGTTCCGGGAACAGCGTTCCTTGTTGATCCGGATGAGCCCTGCAACGCAATAAGACTGAATTTCTCTACGCCTTCAGATGAACAAATCGTGAAGGGGATTCAAATTTTGGGCCAGCTCTAA
- a CDS encoding ABC transporter permease yields the protein MKMKVTPERKKRTKHSLLSLKRNKLLYLMILPGFLYFVIFKYLPMGGLIIAFQDYQPFLGITGSPWAGLKHFIRLFTEPTFFMLLKNTLILFALNIVIFFPLPIILALMLNEVRHKMFKNVVQTIIYIPHFLSWVIIVSITYVFMNVDGGVLNEIIAAMGGHKISFLTSPEWLRTVYIGQIIWKELGWSTIIYLAAITVVDTQLYEAAEMDGAARLRTTWHVTLPAIRPVIITLLILKIGHTLDLGFEHMYLLINSLNREVGEIFDTYIYTAGLKNGQLSFSTTVGLFKGVVGLILVMLSNKLAKKIGEDGVY from the coding sequence ATGAAGATGAAAGTGACGCCGGAAAGGAAAAAGCGGACGAAACATAGCCTGCTGAGTCTAAAAAGAAACAAGTTATTGTATTTGATGATACTTCCCGGATTTTTGTATTTTGTTATTTTTAAGTACCTGCCTATGGGCGGGCTAATCATCGCTTTTCAGGATTACCAGCCTTTCCTCGGGATTACAGGCAGTCCCTGGGCCGGACTCAAGCATTTCATAAGGCTGTTTACAGAGCCCACCTTTTTTATGCTGCTGAAGAATACGCTGATTCTGTTTGCGCTGAATATCGTGATTTTTTTTCCGCTGCCGATCATTCTGGCGCTGATGCTTAATGAGGTCAGGCATAAGATGTTCAAAAATGTGGTCCAGACGATCATCTACATTCCGCACTTTCTCTCATGGGTCATCATCGTTTCCATTACTTATGTATTCATGAACGTGGACGGCGGGGTATTGAATGAGATCATTGCCGCCATGGGCGGACACAAAATCAGCTTCCTGACCTCTCCCGAATGGCTGCGCACCGTTTATATCGGCCAGATTATCTGGAAAGAGCTGGGCTGGTCCACGATTATTTATCTCGCGGCTATTACCGTCGTAGATACACAGCTGTACGAGGCTGCGGAAATGGATGGAGCGGCACGGCTGCGCACGACCTGGCATGTTACCCTGCCGGCGATCCGTCCGGTTATCATTACTCTGCTGATTCTCAAAATCGGACATACCCTGGATCTGGGCTTCGAGCATATGTATCTGCTGATCAACTCCCTGAACCGGGAGGTCGGGGAAATCTTTGATACCTATATCTATACCGCCGGTCTCAAGAACGGCCAGCTCAGCTTCAGTACGACGGTTGGCCTGTTCAAAGGGGTTGTGGGGCTGATCCTTGTTATGCTGTCGAACAAACTGGCGAAGAAAATCGGGGAAGACGGTGTCTATTAA
- a CDS encoding methyl-accepting chemotaxis protein — protein MKWKLILSFLVIALIFLGVAVYQGNKIGQVELSMEKQKTEMENRITVSTVTKLLQELNRAETALAEANDPELAAPLVDKQQELAREMAKIHFEAATPALTILELLRTQTGEYSGIMDQLVQTLGDDSLDPLTVLERTDELHTKALALSQSMLETNGKLYAAAADNAERAQSYSFLLLDHTVSVVIYAAGGVFLFMLLLGWLLIRSFVSPVGKLQAALREIAEGDLRQQINSPYNDELGRLSHHFDHMVRRVRDMLRQTLSAASSLADYSHSFQQSSTITAHTNQDILRTIQEISAGAEQQAVQSEQSTVLLQELERGVQEITDYTDMMLSTSETANRNTRKGSDTVTALREISRHSRDSITKVYEALETLVRQSGDISRITNSITEISKQTNILSLNAAIEAARAGASGKGFAVIADEVRHLSVQTNDSSIHISKIISELQDSMAGFQKYMLGTKKNLEAQDHQVVETLASFEAIDESITGISRQIGQIHQKVEQTRHINSRLAESVHSVAAVAEQTAAGVEEVNASSTQQDQAISDIARQAVEINEISQQLFREINVFQIAEETGAGAPAGQLLIMEETRAESEETGPLLAIAE, from the coding sequence ATGAAATGGAAGCTGATTTTAAGCTTTCTGGTCATTGCGCTTATTTTTCTGGGCGTGGCTGTGTACCAAGGAAATAAGATCGGACAAGTGGAGCTTTCTATGGAAAAGCAAAAAACGGAGATGGAAAACAGGATCACTGTCTCAACGGTTACTAAGCTGCTGCAGGAACTGAACCGTGCTGAAACGGCGCTTGCCGAAGCCAATGATCCGGAGCTGGCAGCCCCGCTTGTGGACAAGCAGCAGGAGCTTGCCCGGGAAATGGCCAAAATACATTTTGAGGCCGCAACCCCTGCACTCACAATCCTTGAACTGCTGCGGACCCAGACTGGAGAATACAGCGGGATCATGGATCAACTGGTTCAGACCCTGGGAGACGACAGCCTCGATCCATTGACGGTACTGGAACGGACAGATGAATTACATACGAAGGCATTGGCACTGAGCCAGTCTATGCTGGAGACGAACGGCAAGCTGTATGCGGCAGCGGCGGATAATGCCGAGCGGGCGCAGAGTTATTCTTTTCTTTTGCTGGACCATACCGTTTCAGTTGTTATCTATGCGGCAGGGGGAGTATTCCTGTTCATGCTGCTGCTCGGCTGGCTGCTGATCCGTTCTTTTGTGTCGCCGGTCGGTAAGCTGCAGGCAGCCCTGCGGGAGATTGCCGAAGGAGATTTGCGGCAGCAGATCAACTCCCCCTATAACGATGAGCTTGGCCGGCTGAGCCACCATTTCGATCATATGGTGCGCCGGGTGCGCGACATGCTGCGGCAGACCTTAAGCGCGGCCTCTTCCCTGGCGGATTATTCGCACTCATTTCAGCAATCCTCCACCATTACCGCCCATACCAATCAGGATATTCTTCGCACCATCCAGGAGATTTCCGCAGGGGCGGAGCAGCAGGCGGTGCAGTCAGAACAGAGTACGGTGCTGCTGCAGGAACTGGAACGCGGGGTTCAGGAGATTACCGATTATACGGATATGATGCTCTCAACGAGTGAAACGGCTAATCGGAATACGCGCAAAGGCTCAGATACGGTTACCGCGCTCCGGGAGATTTCCCGGCATTCCCGGGATTCCATCACGAAGGTATATGAGGCGCTGGAAACGCTCGTCCGGCAGTCCGGCGATATTTCGCGTATCACTAATTCCATTACGGAAATTTCCAAGCAGACGAATATTCTTTCCCTGAACGCCGCCATTGAAGCAGCACGGGCAGGAGCTTCGGGTAAAGGCTTTGCCGTCATCGCGGACGAGGTCCGGCATTTGTCTGTGCAGACGAACGATTCCTCTATACATATCAGCAAGATCATCAGTGAGCTGCAGGACAGCATGGCGGGTTTCCAGAAATATATGCTGGGGACCAAAAAAAACCTGGAGGCGCAGGATCACCAGGTGGTGGAGACGCTTGCTTCCTTCGAGGCCATTGACGAATCAATTACCGGGATCAGCCGCCAGATCGGGCAAATTCACCAGAAGGTGGAGCAGACCCGGCACATCAATTCCCGGCTGGCCGAATCTGTGCATTCTGTAGCGGCTGTAGCCGAGCAGACGGCAGCGGGCGTGGAAGAGGTCAACGCTTCCAGCACCCAGCAGGATCAGGCGATCAGTGATATTGCCCGGCAGGCTGTGGAGATCAACGAAATTTCGCAGCAGCTGTTCCGGGAAATTAATGTGTTCCAAATCGCAGAAGAGACCGGAGCGGGTGCCCCGGCCGGCCAACTGCTTATTATGGAAGAAACCAGAGCTGAGAGTGAGGAGACAGGTCCGCTACTCGCGATCGCGGAGTGA